The genomic stretch CGATTctgcaaaaatcatcccaattcattttaTAACACCTATGGAGATTTAGTGCTTAAAGACCAGAGGAAAGCGATGACTACAACTGTGCggaaatcttatgaactttatttcgggtaaaaaattggtgaccaagacaaatTATGCAAATTCTGTTACAGTGGTTTTCATAGAAGTCTTTTTGAATGGCTAAACTGGGAAAATCAttccctaaatttcggagtgccaatggTTTCAGTTGAACCTGCTTGCCATTTAACGGATTTCTAATTTTGCGAAACCGACACTATGGGTTTaaaaaaacaatcctgaaatgatttatctgagtttaccgtcagcaattcgcccggtgaagcatactgatgctattcctatccctaaagctcaagctactagcaccctcgatgattctgatgtcttagtgaacgaagctacaccggaagtggTAGCAGGTCCTAGCCACcgagatgaatattacagccctgatgaagaagaaccccagactagtcaaaaagggcacctcatcccataacacgaGAACCTAAGTGATTTAATACAATATTTAGACTTAGCAAAGGGTAGAGGGCTTCTTGGCCCGCATTTGCATCAGTGGAATCTTATGGCCGATAGTATGAATGTTTCTTATTACGgaggcagacagtcaaccctcgctcaatttttttcaacggatgatgaatATGATGAATATGATCTGATTTTTTGCACTGATATTGAAGCACTGATGAGGGAATTAGCAATTAAGAATGTTTtagaccaatggaggctatttATCGACTCGTTGAAGATAAGTTTAATcgttgttttactgaacaacggccacgatttaccttcggtttctgttggatatgccactgttttaaaggaaacctatattcaagatttttgtggcagctctttataacACCTACCCATCCTATACCACTCGTGTACCACCTTccccttttatattttatgttaaattaattCTTTACATAATAGGAGGTGTGAACAGTgaattcatcccttaaaaacttttacaTTAGATACCATATCAAATGTCATAAAAAACAAAGAacaattgttattttaatgttttttttaagtttagttttcaattttaaaacccTAAATCATCAACCCCTGTGAAGTTTGTCACTTTCTTGGCCCTGATAGCTTTAAAACGTCAGTTATTTCAATTAAAAgcagaaaactttaataaaagTCCCTTCAAAAGCGATAAgcttagataaggggttgttttcccaaTTTAGGGGCAGCTCGTAAAAAtagagggtgatagaaaaaaaggaggtcattttcggattcagcgacctaaaattagccagaaacaacctaaattgtagccaggcatttttgaACTATTGTTTTTCAGAACAGtgttatttgaatttcaaatatattgGGAGAGAATGACTACTGTCTCTCACCTTATTTTTGTGAGGAATTTTGTTGTTACAATAGAAAATTGTCTAAAACTGGCCGAGGAATTACATATTTCTTtatgaattttcagatttatcttcatcctttaaattttatattaaaatttcagatGGTATTCCGAGGATAGACAAATTGACCAGTGCTGCTCAAAACCTTTCCATCAACGACGACATTTTGTGCACCAACGCCGAATTTCCCCAAGATGTGAGCTGCTTTGTAAGATTTTATTTCAACGACTGGACTGAGATATACCTGGGATTTCAGCATAAGAGCCGAAAAAATGTAGCTTGCGCCACCGCACTGAAAAGAGAAACAGCTAACACTACGATAAAGAATAAATTCATCACGTTCACCCATTCATTCACCGTGTGCTATCCTGACGATGACAGACTGGAGGACCCTACAGACTTGCCAATAATCACAGACAGGATAAGGAATGGTGAAATCAAGTTGATACTGGACAGAAGGCAAGCTAAATTCAGAATGGAAGACGTAAAAACTTTTATCTCTCGTTACGCCGAGCGGTTTTTTAAAACCTCTATGAAGGAGGTGTTTGTCCCCACACGGAATATCGTGATTAAGCTCGGAAATGAACGAGTAATGCTAGTGAGCTTTAAGCGAAGCGCTGAGCGTCACTGGGCGTCCATCGTAGGAAGGTATGATGAGTCCGAGTCAAACATAGATTTATCGCCTTGCACCATTGATGCACGAGGACGCTGCCGGGGGTAAAACTGTTATTTAGGAGATAGCCTCGTGTAAACAACGTAAGGGATAACTTTTATGCTGGCACCGTGCACATAGCAAGTTTTCTTTCACATATTCACTTAAAGACCATGTATTTCTGTTCCAAGCAAAAGAGGTTGGAAATTGAAGTCTCACTTGTAAAGCATAAAATTCATTagtatcaataataaaatatgtactacTTTATAATTAGCGCACcattaatttgaaaagtttatgattattaatgataaaatggatAATGTAAGTATAAAGAAATTGtgattcctttatttattttgaagtgatATCTCCTATTTTTCTCGTGTATTGCATAGCTGTCTTTGCTTGGCttgcttcatgaaagaaaaaaaaatgaaaaatcatcaatttttatatttctttgtggggggggaggtccggacccccttccaccccctcccctcccgaaatccgaaatataaaaaaacattcacttcGCCTccttaaaggaaaaattgaaaaaatcatcaatttttatatttcgggggggtctcGTGAgtcggccccccccccccccgacccaccaaaatataaaaacacatttccagccttataaaagaaaataatttaagtataccgggactagcaacggtgataacttttacgggagtcacccgcaatgcacaattgtgcgaaaaatccacagagaaaaaatcattcgccttgaccgggattcgaacccggatccctcgatttccggcccagtgctttagccagttaagctaccgaggcgtcattcttccctgtggaaatttgtggactataccggacaaggtggtatggactgctgagcatattatgcgacgagcagtccaaatcgtgcgcacggcgccacagccggagagtaaagtccgaactttgatcacatataggtgttctctctttgacgaatttaagtataccgggactagccacggtgataacttttacgggagtcacccgcaatgcacaattgtgcgaaaattgtgcgaaatttttcgcacaattgtgcattgcgggtgactcccgtaaaagttatcaccgtggctagtcccggtatacttaaattcgtcaaagagagaacacctatatgtgatcaaagttcggactttactctccggctgtggcgccgtgcgcacaatttggactgctcgtcgcataatatgctcagcagtccataccaccttgtccggtatagtccacaaatttccacagggaagaatgacgcctcggtagcttaactggctaaagcactcggccggaaatcgagggatccgggttcgaatcccggtcaaggcgaatgattttttctctgtggatttttcgcacaaaagaaaataaatttgaaatttgggggGGGGCGAATAAGGGGGAGAATTGAACCCCCCAGACCCACCTACTCGCTATTCCcctgattgaggctctgtaatacacatcTACAACTGCTTGCAACTAGGCTTCTGCAACTAGGCTTGCCCTCTGAAACAGGTGAGTAAAAAGATAAATGCGTCGTCTCGACTTGAACCCGGTAACGGCGATTAGATCCTGAGAGCCTCGGTCATTGACATAGCCATTCCCAACGGAGAAATTTTCATTAGCGTTTAAATTCCATTATATTCTCCTAACTTCGATATAACTTATTGAAAAGGACATGTCTACCGAaatgaaatattccaaatgaatCCGGTGGGCTGAGGTACAAAGTTGCCATTCTTCAACACTTGAAACTGTGACATtggttattcatttttaaaataaaatttgagccaaatgtaaagaaaaaatgtttatatctATTCCACCCACTAATTCAACTACCATCATCACAATCGAAGTATTAACGGATGTTTTGCAACTAAACTACATAATGCATCAAAAGTATCAAATgagaaaatgtaatatattttctatattctaCTAATAAAAATTTGCTCTATGTAACTTCAGTATGTTCAAGATTATGCAAAAACCCTACATTTACAAGTAAAAGTAGGTACTTAAAAccataaaaaacatgaaaaaacaaAACAGAATAATAAGAATGGTCATTTAGAGTACCGTAATTTTTAGATAGCTAACGAATGCTGCAATGAAAGCCAAATGATGTTATTTACATGATAGGTAGGTATGCAAATAGCTGGGGGTAATCAACTTCCAGGCGGATTCGGGTTTTTATGTGGTAGTTAGTGTTAGTCTCATCTGTCCTCCCAAGTACCCAGGTTTATGTCAAAATAGCGATGAATATTTTACCGATATTCCGCTCAAATATTAGTCCTGATAATTTTAGGCGGTGGCAAATATTTTCAGACACTAGGCTTATACATATTTTTCAGGTTCTTGCGTTAATATTTTTACTAGGGTGGCCTTTTATgtgtcgggaatagaacgttccttTTCACCCAGCAACTATTAAGTGGTGTTTTTAAACAACTGTTCTAGTTGGTTAATacccatgcaaagtttcattaatatCGGCcagatagttttaaaacggtgtCGTGTTAAAGTTCTTAAGTCGttgtacgagatggaattaagtcattaaaagtaccgcaccataattttctataacttccGACGAAGCCTCACCCACCAATGCGTTACTGAACCTTTTGCTCTTTTTGGTGAAGAATCACCATCAAAGACAACCGATTTGGGCATTTAACAACGATTGTtgttgaaaatcaaagaacagttgATGCTGAGTTGATGAGTGGTGTACAACCATTTGCTTGCTGGAAACGATTGCTCAAtttcggaaagataacccaaattgACGCATTAGTCTCCATAATAACAATGCAGGCTCAAACACGGCTCGAATtacaaagtcgtttttggaacagcaaaaggtcaaaattttttaTCTTCCTCCATACAGCCCGTAAAtagccccaatgattttttcacattccccaaAATCAAGAATATGCTAGGAGGAAAGCGCCTCCCAGCatctgaagaagcggttgatgc from Ischnura elegans chromosome 7, ioIscEleg1.1, whole genome shotgun sequence encodes the following:
- the LOC124162259 gene encoding uncharacterized protein LOC124162259, yielding MNLGRGVNIPWVIVSYALFLTQISGQSALGLNEIYFDYSYIRDGIPRIDKLTSAAQNLSINDDILCTNAEFPQDVSCFVRFYFNDWTEIYLGFQHKSRKNVACATALKRETANTTIKNKFITFTHSFTVCYPDDDRLEDPTDLPIITDRIRNGEIKLILDRRQAKFRMEDVKTFISRYAERFFKTSMKEVFVPTRNIVIKLGNERVMLVSFKRSAERHWASIVGRYDESESNIDLSPCTIDARGRCRG